Proteins encoded in a region of the Moritella marina ATCC 15381 genome:
- the nadE gene encoding ammonia-dependent NAD(+) synthetase, which produces MTELKKQIITEMKVKPRIDIADEIRSRINFIKQQLANSGLKSLVLGISGGVDSSTCGRLCQLAIEELNTEQSSDEFNFIAVRLPYSVQADEDDAQKALSFIKPKTSVTVNIQSGSDSIHSEVLKSVQDAGLPETTTFNQDFNKGNVKARMRMIAQYEIAGLYRGLVPGTDHSAENISGFFTKHGDGACDLAPLFGLNKRQVRALAEFLGASQDVFLKVPTADLEEDRPQLEDEIALGVTYDQIDDFLEGKSIDANAEAKIIDTYSKTTHKRNAIPTPA; this is translated from the coding sequence ATGACTGAACTTAAAAAACAAATTATCACAGAGATGAAAGTTAAACCGAGAATTGATATCGCCGATGAGATCCGTAGTCGCATTAACTTTATCAAGCAACAATTAGCTAACTCAGGATTAAAAAGTTTAGTATTAGGTATAAGTGGTGGCGTTGATTCATCAACTTGTGGCCGTCTTTGTCAATTAGCTATCGAAGAGTTAAATACAGAACAAAGCAGTGATGAATTTAACTTCATTGCCGTTCGCTTACCTTACTCTGTCCAAGCCGATGAAGATGATGCACAAAAAGCGCTAAGCTTTATTAAGCCAAAAACGTCTGTCACTGTAAATATCCAATCTGGTTCAGACAGTATCCATAGTGAAGTACTTAAATCTGTACAAGATGCTGGATTACCAGAAACAACAACCTTTAACCAAGATTTCAATAAAGGTAACGTAAAAGCAAGAATGCGCATGATTGCACAATATGAAATTGCAGGCTTATATAGAGGCTTAGTACCAGGAACAGACCACAGCGCTGAAAACATTTCAGGCTTCTTTACTAAACACGGCGATGGCGCTTGTGATTTAGCCCCTTTATTTGGTTTGAATAAACGTCAAGTAAGAGCGTTAGCTGAATTCTTAGGTGCTTCACAAGATGTATTCTTAAAAGTACCTACAGCAGATTTAGAAGAAGATCGCCCACAACTGGAAGATGAGATTGCACTTGGCGTAACTTATGATCAAATAGATGACTTCTTAGAAGGTAAATCTATTGATGCAAACGCTGAAGCAAAAATCATTGACACTTACTCTAAAACAACACATAAACGTAATGCAATACCGACACCAGCTTAA